The DNA window GAAGCGGCAACCGGCAGCAGAAGGCCGGCCAGCAGCACCGGAAGCATTGGCCAAAAGCGTCTCATCATCCTGAATTCCATTCCTCGGTGTCGCCTTTACCTGGAACAGAGATAAGCCGGATTTTGGCCGTGTCATGGCGTCGGTGCGATAAAAGTTCGCCTGGATCAGGCGAGAGACTGGGCCAGCGAGCTTTCGGACGGTTGGCGTTTGCGTTCATAGAGCAGCTGGTCGGCCCTGGCGAACAGGCTGGTTGCGTCCGTCGTGCCGTCAAAGGTTTCGTGACCGAAGCTGGCCCGGATAGAGATGGCCGATCCGTTCCACTCCAGTTCCTGGCGATTGACCAGGCTTTCCAGTTTCTGGGTCAGACTGCTGGCGAAAACCGGCGGTGTGCGGGGCATGATGATCGCAAATTCGTCACCGCCGATACGACAGACGCGGTCGTTCCGACGGGTGTGCTGTTCCAGAATATGGCCCACATGCCGCAGGATGATGTCACCTGCGATATGGCCGTGGGTGTCGTTGATCAGCTTGAAGTTATCCAGATCGCAGAGCACCAGGATGCCCCTGTCCCCATGCCGTGTGGCGGCGGCAAGAATACGGTCCAGGTTTTCGCGAAAGCCCCTTCGGTTGAGCAGGCCTGTCAACTCGTCGGTGACCGCCAGGCTTTCCAGAACCCGGATACGCTCGGCCTGGGCAGCAATCTGCCGCTTCTGGTCGGCCAGGCGAACACGCAGGCGTTCAAGCAGGCTTTCTTCGTCTTCCTGGTTCGAAGCGGTCGTGTCGAGAGATGGATCGTGGATGCCGCGCTGCCCAATGCGGCTCAGCAGGGTGGTGTCGACTTCCTGTTCGTCATAAACGGCCAGTGAACGCATTACCATCTGATTTCCCTTTCTTGCTACGAGGGCGTTTGGATGTTCGAAAGCAAGAAGCGGGCCAAGATTCGAATCACGAGTGTTCGGGCAGGAGGGCAGGCTTGCCAGGAGGTTTGCGGACTCCATCGTGGCAGGAACTGCCGAGGCGTCAGGCCAGTCGGGAAAATCCTGCCGGGCCCGGGGTCTGTTTTTCCTGTTGCATCGGCGTGAGCGTGGTAGACTCGACGGACGTGGCACAGGGCAGTGCCCGTGAGCAGAGTGGGGAGCGGCAGTGACGAGTCCGAACGGACCAGCCATGAAGTTTTCGGTCGTATTCGCGTTTGTGGGAAGGGGGTTTCTTTTCGCCAGCGTCCTGCTTCTGTGCGGAGCGCTGTCGAACGCAGAGGCTGCTACGCCTTTTCCCAGATCCGTCGCCGACTTTCAGCCACACCGCGCTGTCTATGACCTGACGCTGGAGCGGGAAAAAAGCGGCCCCGATATAGCTGCGGCCACGGGGCGCCTGCAGTTCGAATGGGCCGATGGCTGTTCCGGGTGGACGGTCAACCAGAGTTCCCGCATCTTTCTGGAACGCAGCGAAGGGCCGATTGTGGATTTCGGTTGGGCCATCTCGTCCTGGGAATCCAAGAAAGGGAATCATTACCGCTTCTCGATCCGCCACTTTGCCAATGGGCAGAAGACGAATGAACGCCAAGGAGAAGCGCATCTGACCGCCCCGGGCCAGAAGGGTGAAGCGCAGTTCAACACGCCGGTCCAGCGCGAAGTCACCTTGCCCAACAATACGGTCCTTCCCAGTTGGCACAGTTTTGAATTGCTGGACCGCCTTAAGCGTGACGCCTTGCCGCTGTGGCGCACTGTCTTCGATGGATCCGGCGAAACGGATGGTTATGCCGGCGTGTCGGTCCACAAGTTGGGCAGCTATTCCGCCCAGGAAGCCTTCAGTGAGTTTGAGCCCTTGCGTGAACAGCCGTCCTGGCGCCTGCAGATGGCGTATTTCGAACCGGAGCCCGATGCTGTACTGCCGATCAACGAGCAGACCTTGCGGCTCTACCGAAATGGCATCGCTGACGAGTTAAGTTTCGACTACGGGGATTTCACGCTGGAAGGTCATCTGGCCAAGCTGGAGGTGCTTCCCGACGCCGGTTGCTGATGGCATGACGCGGCTGGATCAGGATTGGAAACTGCGGCCCTTGCGTACGGCGGTAGTGCCCAGCTTTTGGTTCAGGCCGTCGACAGCCTTCTCGACGGCAATGCGCCGTGTACGTTGCGGGTCCAGGAAGTCGGGCGGATCTGCCAGGTCACCCCGAACCAGGTCGCCTGCCCCGATTCCGACCAGGCGATAGCCGCCAGCTTTCCAGTTTTCCTCCAGCAGCTTGCCGCCTGTCTCGTAAAGGGTGTCGGCTGACTGCGTGGGAGCAAAGAGCTGCCGGCTGCGGGTCTGTAGACGAAAGTCGGCCAGACGGAGTTTAAGTGTGACGGTTTTTCCGGCCACCTCCTTGTCCCTGAGCCTGCGGGCGACCTTTTCGCAAAGCGGCCAGAGATGGCGGCGCAGGCTGTCCAGGTCCTGTATGTCCTGCTCGAAGGTGGTCTCCGATGACAGGCTCTTGGCCGGGGCATCGGCCTCCACGGGACGTGGATCCTGGCCACGGGCAAAGAGGTAGAGGCGCCGGCCCATGGCACCATAACGCGCCATCAACTCGCTTTCCTCATAGGGCAGAAGGTCCTGGACGAGGCGTATGCCGTCCGAGAGCAGCTTCTTCTGAAGGGCGCCGCCCACGCCCCAGAGGATCGAGACCGGCTTGCCGGAGAGGAATTCGGCTGCTTCAGCTTCGCCTATGACAGCGAAGCCGCGAGGCTTGTCCAGGTCCGAGGCGATCTTTGCCAGAAGCTTGCAGGTGGACAGGCCTATGGAGACGGAGACTCCCAGGTCGCGCTCGATCTCGTTCGCCAGGCGGGCCAGGCTCTGGGCCGGTGCGGCATGGTGCAGGCGGCTCGTGCCGGCCAGATCCAGGAAAGCCTCGTCCAGGGACAAGGGTTCGATCTGTGGAGTCAGGGCCGACATGCGGTCCCGGATGCCTCGGGACACCTCGCGATACTTGTTCATGTCCGGTTTCAGGACCACGGCGTCCGGGCAGAGGGAAAGGGCCTTGAACATGGGCATGGCACTGCGCACGCCATAAAGGCGTGCCACATAGCAGGCGGCCGAAACGACTCCGCGCTGACCGCCACCAACAATGACCGGCTTGTCGCGCAGCTCGGGCCGGTCCCGCTTTTCGACACTGGCATAGAAGGCATCGCAATCAAGGTGCGCAAAACTCAAGCTGTCCAGCTCGTGATGGCGCACGAGACGGCGCGCGCCACAGGAAGGGCAGCGGCGGACAGGGGGTTTCGGGGTCGTCAGCGCTGTGCAGTCACGACAGAGAACCTGCACCGGCTCGGGTTCCATCACCGTGAATGGCTCCTGAATCGGGCAAAATCGATTTTGCCCGGGGTTAAACTGTTTTCATTCCGTAAGCATAACGTTAAGCATATGCGCTCTAATATATCGATGTGATCGCTCTTAATCGAATGTTACCAAATAGGGGCGTCTTTTAGGGGGTGGAGAAAGTCGCGTCGGTCGACTCCAAGGGAGCCGCAGCAAGCGGGGACCAGGACGCGCGGCTTTTGGCAAGGACGAGGAACGAGGTTAGGATGGACAACGTCGATACGATCCCGGTGGCCAGTGACGCCAAGACAGTGCTCGTGGTTGAGGACAACGAACTCAACATGAAGCTGTTTCACGATTTGCTGGAAGCGCATGGCTACAACATCCTTCAAACCAAGGATGGCATGGAAGCGTTGCGCATGGCACGCCACCACAAGCCGGATCTGATTCTGATGGATATCCAGTTGCCTGAAGTCTCGGGCCTCGAGGTGACCAAGTGGATCAAGGAGGACGACGAGTTGAGCGCCATTCCCGTGATTGCGGTCACCGCTTTCGCCATGAAAGGTGACGAGGAAAAGATCCGTGAGGGCGGCTGCGAGGCCTATATCGCCAAGCCGATCTCGGTGACGGACTTCCTGGATACCATCAAGCGGTTTCTGAGTTGATAGCGAACCTGAAAGTGGATCCGCGGGTC is part of the Fodinicurvata sediminis DSM 21159 genome and encodes:
- a CDS encoding GGDEF domain-containing protein — protein: MVMRSLAVYDEQEVDTTLLSRIGQRGIHDPSLDTTASNQEDEESLLERLRVRLADQKRQIAAQAERIRVLESLAVTDELTGLLNRRGFRENLDRILAAATRHGDRGILVLCDLDNFKLINDTHGHIAGDIILRHVGHILEQHTRRNDRVCRIGGDEFAIIMPRTPPVFASSLTQKLESLVNRQELEWNGSAISIRASFGHETFDGTTDATSLFARADQLLYERKRQPSESSLAQSLA
- a CDS encoding EipB family protein — its product is MKFSVVFAFVGRGFLFASVLLLCGALSNAEAATPFPRSVADFQPHRAVYDLTLEREKSGPDIAAATGRLQFEWADGCSGWTVNQSSRIFLERSEGPIVDFGWAISSWESKKGNHYRFSIRHFANGQKTNERQGEAHLTAPGQKGEAQFNTPVQREVTLPNNTVLPSWHSFELLDRLKRDALPLWRTVFDGSGETDGYAGVSVHKLGSYSAQEAFSEFEPLREQPSWRLQMAYFEPEPDAVLPINEQTLRLYRNGIADELSFDYGDFTLEGHLAKLEVLPDAGC
- a CDS encoding DNA polymerase IV, with translation MEPEPVQVLCRDCTALTTPKPPVRRCPSCGARRLVRHHELDSLSFAHLDCDAFYASVEKRDRPELRDKPVIVGGGQRGVVSAACYVARLYGVRSAMPMFKALSLCPDAVVLKPDMNKYREVSRGIRDRMSALTPQIEPLSLDEAFLDLAGTSRLHHAAPAQSLARLANEIERDLGVSVSIGLSTCKLLAKIASDLDKPRGFAVIGEAEAAEFLSGKPVSILWGVGGALQKKLLSDGIRLVQDLLPYEESELMARYGAMGRRLYLFARGQDPRPVEADAPAKSLSSETTFEQDIQDLDSLRRHLWPLCEKVARRLRDKEVAGKTVTLKLRLADFRLQTRSRQLFAPTQSADTLYETGGKLLEENWKAGGYRLVGIGAGDLVRGDLADPPDFLDPQRTRRIAVEKAVDGLNQKLGTTAVRKGRSFQS
- a CDS encoding response regulator: MDNVDTIPVASDAKTVLVVEDNELNMKLFHDLLEAHGYNILQTKDGMEALRMARHHKPDLILMDIQLPEVSGLEVTKWIKEDDELSAIPVIAVTAFAMKGDEEKIREGGCEAYIAKPISVTDFLDTIKRFLS